In Candidatus Gracilibacteria bacterium, the sequence CGATAAAAGTATCGAATTCTGACTCTTTGATATACGCGAGATGATTGTGTTCGATCACATGAATACCGCGGTGAAAAAGCTCGAGACGAATACGAAATGTCGAGAGACGAAAATTCGAAGACTGCACGAGAATCACAATCGAACCTTTTGGAAGATTCATAAGCTCATCTTTGATAGATTCCACTTGTGGATCAAGTGGTTCGACCTCGGATTTTACTTCGAGAACCTTATGATGATCGAGTCCTACACGTTCATTTTCTGCCATATTATGAAGAGTAATAACACGATTTTGTTGATGAATATGAGGATTATCAGGATTGATGAGCCCGCCACGATACAGTGGCTGTGGTGGATTGATGAATTCCCGTGATTTTCCTCACTTTGGCAATACCGAGAGATACGCATCAGAAAGCAGTTTTGCAAGGGGAGACTCAGTATCATAGAGAAAATACAACGTCTCATCCGTATAGCTCATGCTCTTATAGATGACATCATGACAAGCTTGTTCGAGTTGGTTCATAAATAGAAAAAAGAATACGAAAAGTGTACAGATAATCCCAAAAAATCAACTTCCATTTAATGAGAATAATTCTCATTTTATATATTCATTATTCTAATAGTAGTAATGTATGAGATATCAAATGTCTTCAGATTTTGCGTTTTCTGAGGTTTTTATATTTTTTCTGAACATTCTATCGTCGAGAGAATTATATTTGGAGAAATATTTTTGAGATTTTTCATTTCCAGAAAAACAAACCAAGATATCAGAATAAGTATCCAAAGTATAACAAATCAGAAATAATGAAATGTCTGACAAATATTTGCATTTCCTATAAAAATAGTATAATCACTTCACATAAGTTACATTATGTGAAGGGATTGAGAAATCGAGAATGAATGTTTTATATATCAGTATTTACTCTTATCTTCTCGAGTACGAACGAACTCGACTCTCACACTATTCTTATGGATAACCGCAAATTATAATCCTTACCCATATGAACACTCTTCTTTTCTGCGATCATTCGGTGAAAAAATCACATCCAATCAGCAATAAGCTGATTATGCTCATTGTCACTCAATAATATTCCATCAAGTAATACGAATCCAACTGCCTTATCTCGTTTCATCAATAACTCACTAATAATATCTATTCCTTGAATATAGATTTTATCCATTCTACACATTCGCTCTTCGTCCCTCAATTCTCCTAGCTTCCTAAATACTGAAGAATTTTGTATACGAAAAGCACTTCTAGAAAGATCTACTGTATCCATTCCTGCAATTCCCTCATCTATCTTCTTTGCAATATGAGAAATACACTCCAAACAAGCACAAGCTTCTGCACAACCTCATTTTTCCGCGCCCACCTCGGATGTATTCTGTATCTCTTGTGTCATAAGTGTGAATATATACTCTATTAGGAGAAAGTCAATTAACAATTATAAAATGTCCATTATTACTTCCCTCGACAACTTCCTCATCTATCTCCGCCTCCACAAGGGTCGGTCCATGAGAACATTGGAGCAATATGCCTTTCATATATGGCGTTTTATCAAGTGGCTCGAACCAAAAACGGTAAAAAATCTCCCAGAATGAGTCAACCATTTTACTTTCCTTCCCCAAAGTAGCGAGAAAAATCTCGAACGTCGTGCAATGATACGAGAACTCCAGGTATTCTTCCCTATCGAGATTGAATCAATAAAAAAAGATGATATCGATGCTTGGCGACTGGATCTTGCAGATTCTGGACTCTCGGTAAAAACCGTAAATGCTCACATCATCACTATGAGAAGTTGGTTCAAGTACCTGAAAAAAGAATGAATCCAATCTATCGACCCGACAAGCCTCGATCTCATGAAGGCAGCAGATAGAGAAGTAACTTTTCTTACCAATGAAGAAATCGAGAGATTTTTTGCTATCATCGACCAGGAAGATATCCAGTGAGTTCGGGATTTTGCCATCTGTGAATGTATCTATTCCACTGGTCTTCGTATCTCAGAACTCACGAATCTGAATCGAAATGATGTCAATCTCGAGACTATGGAATTCGCCGTTCGTGGGAAATGAAACAAACTCCGAACCGTTTATCTCACCGAAACTGCCCGCGATGCGATACGAAAATACCTCGATAAGCGAGATGATTTCTTTTCTCCGCTTTTTATCCGTCACAATTTCTCGATAGAAAATATCAATTCTTCCCTTCTCGATGATGAGA encodes:
- a CDS encoding tyrosine-type recombinase/integrase — encoded protein: MSIITSLDNFLIYLRLHKGRSMRTLEQYAFHIWRFIKWLEPKTVKNLPEGVNHFTFLPQSSEKNLERRAMIRELQVFFPIEIESIKKDDIDAWRLDLADSGLSVKTVNAHIITMRSWFKYLKKEGIQSIDPTSLDLMKAADREVTFLTNEEIERFFAIIDQEDIQGVRDFAICECIYSTGLRISELTNLNRNDVNLETMEFAVRGKGNKLRTVYLTETARDAIRKYLDKRDDFFSPLFIRHNFSIENINSSLLDDEKVRLTRFFITNMVKDYGLKAGILKNLHAHTLRHSFATTLLTNGADIRIIQELLGHASITTTQVYTHVTNPKLKEAHQKFHK